The Kitasatospora paranensis genome has a window encoding:
- the pruA gene encoding L-glutamate gamma-semialdehyde dehydrogenase: MDAVTQVPAPVNEPVHSYAPGSPERARLEAKLKELGGQEPIQLTMTINGEHRLGGGSEIHVVQPHNHAARLGTLRNATQDDARDAIETALAAAPAWQALSFDSRAAIFLRAADLLAGPWRETLAAATMLGQSKTAQQAEIDTPCELVDFLRFNVHFARQIISEQPISSDGVWNRSDHRPLEGFVYAITPFNFTAIAGNLPTAPALMGNVVIWKPSPTQQFAAHYLMQLLEAAGLPKGVINMVTGDGLAVSEVALKHPALAGIHFTGSTATFQHLWREVGTNIAGYRTYPRIVGETGGKDFLVAHPSADKAVLKTAMTRGAFEFQGQKCSALSRAYVPASLWAQIKDDFRDEVEWLTMGDVSDLSNFMGAVIDDRSFAKNKAAIDRAKADPTVEILAGGSYDDSVGYFVRPTVLVCEDPASEYFRDEYFGPILAVHVYADEDYDTMLAQMEGVAAYALTGSIISQDREAVQHAMGVLRHAAGNFYINDKPTGAVVGQQPFGGGRASGTNDKAGAKQNLMRWTSTRSIKETFVPPTDYRYPHMG; this comes from the coding sequence ATGGATGCTGTGACCCAGGTCCCCGCGCCGGTGAACGAGCCGGTCCACAGCTACGCCCCCGGCAGCCCCGAACGGGCCCGCCTGGAGGCGAAGCTGAAGGAGCTGGGCGGCCAGGAGCCGATCCAGCTGACCATGACGATCAACGGGGAGCACCGCCTCGGCGGCGGCTCCGAGATCCACGTCGTCCAGCCGCACAACCACGCGGCTCGGCTCGGCACGCTGCGCAACGCGACCCAGGACGACGCGCGCGACGCCATCGAGACTGCCCTGGCCGCCGCGCCGGCCTGGCAGGCGCTCTCCTTCGACTCCCGGGCCGCGATCTTCCTGCGCGCCGCGGACCTGCTGGCCGGCCCCTGGCGCGAGACGCTGGCCGCCGCCACCATGCTGGGCCAGTCCAAGACCGCCCAGCAGGCCGAGATCGACACGCCCTGCGAGCTGGTCGACTTCCTGCGCTTCAACGTGCACTTCGCCCGGCAGATCATCTCCGAGCAGCCGATCTCCTCCGACGGCGTGTGGAACCGCAGCGACCACCGCCCGCTGGAGGGCTTCGTCTACGCGATCACCCCGTTCAACTTCACCGCGATCGCCGGCAACCTGCCGACCGCGCCCGCGCTGATGGGCAACGTGGTCATCTGGAAGCCGTCCCCCACCCAGCAGTTCGCCGCGCACTACCTGATGCAGCTGCTGGAGGCCGCCGGCCTGCCCAAGGGCGTCATCAACATGGTCACCGGCGACGGCCTGGCCGTCTCCGAGGTCGCCCTCAAGCACCCCGCCCTGGCCGGCATCCACTTCACCGGCTCGACCGCCACCTTCCAGCACCTGTGGCGCGAGGTCGGCACCAACATCGCCGGCTACCGCACCTACCCGCGGATCGTCGGCGAGACCGGCGGCAAGGACTTCCTGGTCGCCCACCCGTCCGCCGACAAGGCCGTGCTGAAGACCGCGATGACCCGCGGCGCCTTCGAGTTCCAGGGCCAGAAGTGCTCCGCCCTGTCGCGGGCCTACGTCCCGGCCTCGCTCTGGGCGCAGATCAAGGACGACTTCCGCGACGAGGTCGAGTGGCTCACCATGGGCGACGTCAGCGACCTGTCGAACTTCATGGGCGCCGTCATCGACGACCGGTCCTTCGCCAAGAACAAGGCCGCCATCGACCGTGCCAAGGCCGACCCGACGGTCGAGATCCTGGCCGGCGGCAGCTACGACGACTCGGTCGGCTACTTCGTCCGCCCGACCGTGCTGGTCTGCGAGGACCCGGCGAGCGAGTACTTCCGCGACGAGTACTTCGGCCCGATCCTCGCCGTCCACGTCTACGCCGACGAGGACTACGACACGATGCTGGCCCAGATGGAGGGCGTCGCCGCGTACGCGCTGACCGGCTCGATCATCTCCCAGGACCGCGAGGCCGTGCAGCACGCCATGGGCGTCCTGCGGCACGCCGCCGGCAACTTCTACATCAACGACAAGCCGACCGGCGCCGTCGTCGGCCAGCAGCCCTTCGGTGGCGGCCGCGCCTCCGGCACCAACGACAAGGCCGGCGCCAAGCAGAACCTGATGCGCTGGACGTCGACCCGCTCCATCAAGGAGACGTTCGTCCCGCCGACGGACTACCGCTACCCGCACATGGGCTGA
- a CDS encoding PadR family transcriptional regulator, which yields MAKRRKVANPLALAVLAELTAESMHPYEMGRRLKEHGKDRDIRYTRSSLYMVVEQLRKAGFVAEQETVRDNRRPERTVYALTDDGRGELHDWMRELVAEPQHEYPMFGVALSLLAVLPPTEAADLLEQRHTALTAQVEEIRTTVRTAGEQGVPWIFLIEEEYRRGVLEAELAFVTGLVASLRQPESVRARQEFFDNRT from the coding sequence GTGGCGAAGCGGCGCAAGGTGGCCAACCCCCTCGCACTGGCGGTCCTGGCCGAGCTCACGGCCGAGTCGATGCACCCGTACGAGATGGGGCGGCGGCTCAAGGAGCACGGGAAGGACCGCGACATCCGGTACACCCGGAGCTCGCTCTACATGGTCGTGGAGCAGCTGCGGAAGGCCGGGTTCGTCGCCGAGCAGGAGACCGTCCGCGACAACCGGCGCCCCGAGCGCACCGTCTACGCGCTCACCGACGACGGCCGGGGCGAACTCCACGACTGGATGCGCGAACTGGTCGCCGAACCGCAGCACGAGTACCCGATGTTCGGGGTCGCGCTGTCGCTGCTGGCCGTGCTCCCGCCGACCGAGGCCGCCGACCTGCTGGAGCAGCGCCACACCGCGCTGACCGCGCAGGTCGAGGAGATCCGCACCACCGTGCGGACGGCCGGCGAGCAGGGCGTCCCGTGGATCTTCCTGATCGAGGAGGAGTACCGGCGCGGCGTACTGGAGGCCGAACTGGCCTTCGTCACCGGCCTCGTCGCGTCACTGAGGCAGCCGGAGTCCGTCCGGGCCCGGCAGGAGTTCTTCGACAATCGGACGTGA
- a CDS encoding PucR family transcriptional regulator, with the protein MRRETRWEHLDALARALIAGPTAPEAAEQGAGDLFSLAQTVAVLTHGIVSVEDTSSRVLAYSRSSDSDEVDDLRRLSILGWQGPEPYLSKLREWGVFQHLRTSDAVIEIAEHPELGIRRRLAIGIRAGAQPLGTIWVQEGAQPLADQAEQALVGAARVAAGQLVRRRRELSADVRLTQTLVTGLLEGSTGPQSLATHLGLGLRRPALVLAYAADAPSEGSDLELTRAEVTGLISVHTAARHRSALLAPIESRVYVLLPELPPDLPTATLRGWAQEVVAAAREHLGVRLRAAIGPVVESLARVPDSRAQADRILDAMGRGRVAPQVAALLDVQAEVLVSEVLALLQEHAELRDPRLTALAEYDRRHGTRLAESVLAWLDALGEVRVAADALHIHPNTLRYRVRRAEQVTGIDLAQPQQRLLAMLQLRLPAEDT; encoded by the coding sequence GTGCGCCGCGAGACCCGCTGGGAGCACCTGGACGCCCTCGCCCGGGCCCTGATCGCCGGCCCGACCGCCCCCGAGGCCGCCGAGCAGGGCGCCGGCGACCTCTTCTCGCTGGCCCAGACCGTCGCCGTGCTCACCCACGGCATCGTCTCCGTCGAGGACACCTCCAGCCGGGTGCTCGCCTACTCGCGTTCCTCCGACTCCGACGAGGTCGACGACCTGCGCCGGCTCTCCATCCTCGGCTGGCAGGGCCCCGAGCCGTACCTCTCCAAACTCCGCGAGTGGGGTGTCTTCCAGCACCTGCGCACCTCGGACGCGGTGATCGAGATCGCCGAGCACCCCGAGCTCGGCATCCGCCGCCGACTGGCGATCGGCATCCGGGCGGGCGCCCAGCCGCTGGGCACGATCTGGGTCCAGGAGGGCGCCCAGCCGCTGGCCGATCAGGCCGAGCAGGCACTGGTCGGCGCCGCCCGGGTCGCCGCCGGACAGCTCGTCCGGCGGCGCCGCGAACTGTCGGCGGACGTCCGGCTCACCCAGACCCTGGTCACCGGCCTGCTGGAGGGCTCGACCGGCCCGCAGTCCCTGGCCACCCACCTCGGCCTCGGCCTGCGCCGCCCAGCCCTGGTGCTGGCGTACGCGGCCGACGCCCCCTCCGAGGGCTCCGACCTGGAACTCACCCGGGCCGAGGTGACCGGCCTGATCTCGGTGCACACCGCGGCCCGGCACCGCTCCGCCCTGCTCGCGCCGATCGAGTCACGGGTCTACGTGCTGCTCCCCGAACTGCCGCCCGACCTGCCGACAGCCACCCTGCGCGGCTGGGCGCAGGAGGTGGTGGCCGCCGCCCGCGAGCACCTCGGGGTACGGCTGCGGGCGGCGATCGGGCCCGTGGTGGAGTCGCTCGCCCGGGTCCCCGACTCCCGCGCGCAGGCCGACCGGATCCTGGACGCGATGGGCCGCGGCCGGGTCGCGCCCCAGGTCGCCGCGCTGCTCGACGTGCAGGCCGAGGTGCTGGTCAGCGAGGTCCTGGCGCTGCTCCAGGAGCACGCCGAGCTGCGCGACCCGCGGCTGACCGCGCTGGCCGAGTACGACCGCCGGCACGGCACCCGGCTGGCCGAGTCGGTCCTGGCCTGGCTGGACGCGCTGGGGGAGGTCAGGGTGGCCGCCGACGCCCTGCACATCCACCCCAACACCCTGCGCTACCGGGTGCGCCGGGCCGAGCAGGTGACCGGGATCGACCTCGCCCAGCCGCAGCAGCGGCTGCTGGCGATGCTGCAACTGCGGCTGCCCGCCGAGGACACCTGA
- a CDS encoding proline dehydrogenase family protein — translation MLRSALLAASRSPQVRTVVEKFPPTQAIVKRFVAGDVLDQGITATGELVATGRKVTLDHLGEDTKDAGQAAGTAEAYEHLLTALKETGLAADAEVSVKLSAVGQFLPADGEKIALENARRICEAAARAGTTVTLDMEDHTTTDSTLEIARELRADFPWLGVVLQAYLRRTEADCRDLSGAGSRVRLCKGAYKEPESVAFQGKKDVDLAYVRALKVLMAGEGYPMIASHDPHMIRIAGQLAEWNKRDTDSFEYQMLYGIRPEEQLRLAEAGNTMRVYLPYGQEWYGYFMRRLAERPANLAFFLRAMATRG, via the coding sequence ATGCTCCGTTCCGCCCTCCTCGCCGCGTCCCGCTCCCCGCAGGTCCGCACCGTCGTCGAGAAGTTCCCGCCGACCCAGGCCATCGTGAAGCGCTTCGTCGCCGGCGACGTCCTCGACCAGGGCATCACCGCCACCGGCGAGCTGGTCGCCACCGGCCGCAAGGTCACCCTGGACCACCTCGGCGAGGACACCAAGGACGCCGGCCAGGCGGCCGGCACCGCGGAGGCGTACGAGCACCTGCTGACCGCGCTGAAGGAGACCGGCCTGGCCGCGGATGCCGAGGTGTCGGTCAAGCTCTCGGCGGTCGGCCAGTTCCTGCCCGCCGACGGCGAGAAGATCGCGCTGGAGAACGCCCGCCGGATCTGCGAGGCCGCGGCCCGCGCCGGCACCACGGTGACCCTCGACATGGAGGACCACACCACCACCGACTCCACCCTGGAGATCGCCCGCGAGCTGCGCGCCGACTTCCCGTGGCTGGGCGTCGTCCTCCAGGCGTACCTGCGCCGCACCGAGGCCGACTGCCGCGACCTCTCCGGTGCCGGGTCCCGCGTCCGGCTGTGCAAGGGCGCCTACAAGGAGCCCGAGTCGGTCGCCTTCCAGGGCAAGAAGGACGTGGACCTCGCGTACGTCCGCGCCCTCAAGGTGCTGATGGCGGGCGAGGGTTACCCGATGATCGCCTCGCACGACCCGCACATGATCCGCATCGCCGGCCAGCTCGCCGAGTGGAACAAGCGCGACACCGACAGCTTCGAGTACCAGATGCTGTACGGCATCCGCCCCGAGGAGCAGCTGCGCCTGGCCGAGGCCGGCAACACCATGCGCGTCTACCTGCCGTACGGCCAGGAGTGGTACGGCTACTTCATGCGCCGCCTCGCGGAGCGCCCGGCCAACCTGGCGTTCTTCCTGCGGGCGATGGCCACCCGCGGCTGA
- a CDS encoding NAD(P)/FAD-dependent oxidoreductase, translating to MTPVRKALVVGGGIAGPVTALALHRAGIEASIHEAYATAADGVGGVFMLAPNGLDALRAVGLDQEVQAIGQPIRQMVIDDPRGRPLAAFGGVPGLPPGLVLQRSDLYAVLQRRLRERGIPVTYGRRLVGAQERPDGVTAVFADGSTADGDVLIGADGVRSAVRTLVDPAAPGPADVGLLGFGGFSDHVPAGAAHDAMHFANGRRAFFGWWALPDGGTAWFSNLPHRGTTTAAETRGTPAADWLSRLREQHAGDAPAEAVLAAARPDTLVSVGSMHILPRVPQWHRGRLVLVGDSAHAPSPSSGQGASLAAESAVQLARCLRDLPDPAAAFAAYEGLRRARVEKIVAQAERTNNEKAAGPVARAAMRLLAPVALRTFLRPEKMFGPVHGHRIDWAEPVTG from the coding sequence ATGACCCCCGTACGGAAAGCCCTGGTCGTCGGCGGTGGCATCGCCGGCCCGGTGACCGCCCTCGCCCTGCACCGGGCCGGGATCGAGGCGAGCATCCACGAGGCCTACGCCACTGCCGCGGACGGCGTCGGCGGGGTGTTCATGCTCGCCCCCAACGGGCTGGACGCCCTGCGCGCCGTCGGCCTCGACCAGGAGGTGCAGGCCATCGGCCAGCCGATCCGGCAGATGGTGATCGACGACCCGCGGGGACGCCCGCTCGCCGCCTTCGGCGGTGTGCCCGGGCTGCCGCCCGGCCTGGTGCTGCAGCGCTCCGACCTGTACGCGGTGCTGCAGCGGCGGCTGCGCGAGCGGGGCATACCGGTGACGTACGGCCGGCGGCTGGTCGGTGCGCAGGAGCGGCCGGACGGCGTCACCGCCGTCTTCGCCGACGGCTCCACCGCCGACGGCGACGTGCTGATCGGCGCCGACGGCGTCCGTTCCGCCGTCCGCACGCTCGTCGACCCGGCCGCCCCCGGCCCCGCCGACGTCGGGCTGCTGGGCTTCGGCGGCTTCAGCGACCACGTGCCGGCCGGGGCCGCCCACGACGCGATGCACTTCGCCAACGGGCGGCGCGCCTTCTTCGGCTGGTGGGCGCTGCCGGACGGCGGCACCGCCTGGTTCAGCAACCTGCCGCACCGCGGGACGACCACCGCCGCCGAGACCCGCGGGACCCCGGCCGCCGACTGGCTGAGCCGGCTGCGCGAGCAGCACGCCGGGGACGCCCCCGCCGAGGCCGTCCTCGCCGCGGCCCGGCCCGACACCCTGGTGAGCGTCGGCTCGATGCACATCCTGCCCAGGGTGCCGCAGTGGCACCGCGGCCGGCTGGTCCTGGTCGGCGACTCCGCGCACGCGCCGTCGCCCAGCTCCGGTCAGGGCGCGTCGCTGGCCGCCGAGAGCGCCGTGCAGCTCGCCCGCTGCCTGCGCGACCTGCCCGACCCGGCGGCCGCCTTCGCCGCCTACGAGGGGCTGCGCCGCGCCCGGGTGGAGAAGATCGTCGCCCAGGCGGAGCGGACCAACAACGAGAAGGCCGCCGGGCCCGTCGCCCGGGCCGCGATGCGGCTGCTGGCCCCCGTCGCCCTGCGGACCTTCCTGCGGCCGGAGAAGATGTTCGGCCCGGTGCACGGCCACCGGATCGACTGGGCGGAGCCCGTCACCGGCTGA